The bacterium genomic sequence TGTTTTACCTATTGCAGTCGAAGTTACTCCAAACATCTCACCTATTTTCTTATTACTCAATCCAGTGTAACTATATAAAATATAAATCGCTACATCCCTGGCTGTCTCCTGCCGAAATCTTCTCCTTTTTATTATTCTATCCTTCTCTACCCCAAATCCATTTATTACTGCATCTAATACCTTTTCAGCAACTTCGTTATCACCCAACCTTCTCTGTTGTGGTAATTCACTGTTTATAACCTTTCTGTTCACAAACTTCTTCTCTATCCAACTAACAAATTTATCACTACCTAAAACTAATCCATATCTTATCTTTTCTAAAATCCTCTTCTCCTGCCCACACCTCTCCATTATTAACTGTTGATATTTAATCCGGGCATCTTCTTCACTCTTCCCTAATCCTCTTAATACCTCTTCTCTCAATACCCATTTATGTACTTTCTTTATCCCTGCATAATCATGATAACTGCTCCATTTATACTCATTTAATTCCTTTACCATTCCTGCCCG encodes the following:
- a CDS encoding transposase; amino-acid sequence: MSRGVAQGEIYTINEDYHRFLEYLEKVVEKFGIEIFAFVLMGNHYHLLLRTKEANLSRAIQWLQTSYSVYYNRRHNRSGHLFQGRYKSILVGEENYWENLSFYIHLNPIRAGMVKELNEYKWSSYHDYAGIKKVHKWVLREEVLRGLGKSEEDARIKYQQLIMERCGQEKRILEKIRYGLVLGSDKFVSWIEKKFVNRKVINSELPQQRRLGDNEVAEKVLDAVINGFGVEKDRIIKRRRFRQETARDVAIYILYSYTGLSNKKIGEMFGVTSTAIGKTSIRVKEQINKHKEFQKKVEGIVNSAFEV